Proteins encoded together in one Porites lutea chromosome 2, jaPorLute2.1, whole genome shotgun sequence window:
- the LOC140926874 gene encoding uncharacterized protein yields MLLKILRRCFSFSLLLFIIQVRICECAKNQGNVITVTEPGKDAIWMSGPNSYSITWSQSKFSFKWNIVLLDSERNKIKDISTGLREFNEVKMTHQWLVPSSVQSGSYRIEICATSVPNECGSSDVFSIRNSKDPGATDETDFDAFSSVHDNQAIPFAQLSNITEQRKANLKILLPHELRRQRRLEKEGVYFKRMTEKIRRQEVKECTIERVHQPSKEAFVERYMKHGKPAILTGMMDSWESTKSWKFEELGKVLTKGVKVDLMEDLTSYTLWNDFRSRFSDMYKEPSKVIMKDFDQIYPELLEDVRFPKFTKDYTEVIDEDIRPPHLSFEMAPKRSGLHWRVEHLNASLWSALITGRKRWGLYPPSRYFVPGVIHNDHQTQDSQQSESFTWWIHTRPHIKDEYKPLECMQATGEILYIPSGWWWSNLNINDSITLQKSVCDETSIRACMDELKEMADSAGDNYFGDAFIQLRHYLAIHEPGLLTDDDRQFRSPIRGLGITNHDHGNRHHENVWEKYFMEGLEVEDSSPRSAG; encoded by the exons ATGTTACTTAAAATCCTTAGGAGGTGTTTCTCATTCTCATTACTACTGTTTATTATTCAAGTGAGGATTTGTGAATGCGCTAAGAATCAAGGTAATGTAATAACCGTCACCGAACCTGGAAAAGATGCCATTTGGATGTCAGGACCAAACTCATATTCCATTACATGGTCGCAATCAAAGTTCTCATTTAAATGGAACATAGTACTATTAGACAGCGAGCGAAACAAAATTAAGGATATTTCAACGGGATTAAGGGAGTTTAACGAGGTAAAAATGACACATCAATGGCTTGTTCCTTCAAGTGTTCAAAGTGGAAGTTACAGAATTGAAATATGTGCCACTAGTGTTCCTAACGAGTGTGGAAGCAGCGACGTATTCTCGATCAGGAATAGTAAAG ACCCTGGCGCTACTGATGAAACTGATTTCGATGCATTCTCCTCTGTACATGATAACCAAGCAATACCTTTTGCTCAGCTTTCCAATATAACGGaacaaagaaaagcaaatttAAAAATCCTCTTACCTCACGAGCTTCGCCGTCAGAGACGTTTGGAAAAGGAGGGAGTTTACTTTAAGAGAATGACAGAGAAGATAAGAAGACAGGAAGTAAAAGAATGCACGATCGAGCGTGTCCACCAACCGTCAAAAGAGGCGTTTGTGGAACGATACATGAAGCATGGTAAACCTGCTATATTGACGGGAATGATGGACAGCTGGGAAAGTACAAAATCCTGGAAGTTTGAAGAACTTG GAAAGGTTCTCACCAAAGGGGTCAAGGTTGACTTAATGGAAGACCTAACCTCTTACACACTGTGGAATGACTTTCGAAGTCGATTTTCTGACATGTACAAGGAGCCTTCAAAAGTTATTATGAAGGACTTTGATCAAATTTACCCCGAGCTATTGGAGGATGTACGTTTTCCGAAATTTACCAAAGACTACACAGAG GTAATAGATGAAGATATTCGTCCTCCTCACTTGTCATTTGAGATGGCGCCCAAGAGGTCTGGCCTGCACTGGCGAGTAGAACATCTTAATGCTTCATTATGGAGTGCTTTGATTACTGGGCGGAAACGCTGGGGACTTTATCCGCCATCACGATACTTTGTGCCGG gtGTAATTCACAATGATCATCAAACGCAAGATTCACAACAGTCGGAATCATTCACATGGTGGATACATACCCGGCCTCATATAAAAGACGAGTACAAGCCACTAGAATGTATGCAAGCGACAGGAGAAATTTTATACATCCCTTCAGGATGGTGGTGGAGTAATCTGAATATCAATGATTCTATCACGTTACAG AAGTCTGTTTGCGATGAAACAAGCATCCGGGCATGTATGGACGAGCTAAAGGAAATGGCGGACAGCGCCGGAGATAACTATTTTGGGGACGCTTTCATTCAACTACGTCACTACCTGGCAATTCACGAACCAGGGCTTCTCACAGATGATGACCGACAGTTTAGATCTCCGATAAGAGGCCTGGGGATAACTAACCACGACCACGGAAATCGGCACCATGAAAATGTCTGGGAG AAATATTTCATGGAAGGCCTTGAAGTGGAGGATTCCTCTCCGCGTAGTGCAGGATGA